AAGTTCGTCTTTTCGGGTTTCGGATGCTCGGGGAAGAATGTCTCTCCCGAGGTCCACTGGTCGCATCTTCCCGCCGGAACGAAAAGCCTTGCCCTGACCGTTTACGATCCCGATGCCCCGACGGGCTCCGGATGGTGGCATTGGGTGGTCTACAATCTTCCGCCGTCCCTGAAGGGTCTGCCGGAAGGAGCCGGCAACAAAAATGGGAAGGGGCTTCCCCCCAACGCCCGGCAGGCTGTCACCGATTTTGGTTATGCCGGTTATGGCGGACCCTGTCCTCCTCCGGGAGATGCCCCCCACCATTATATTTTTACCGTCTATGCCCTGAAGACTTCCCGCCTGAAGCTTCCTCCGCATCCGTCTCCGGCATTGATCGGCTATTTTATTCACATGAACATGATTGGAGAGGGGCGATTCGTCGGACGGTACGGCAGGTCCGGACAGTAGGAGGTCTTTTCCGGCTTGTTGCTGTAAGCGGTGCCCGTGGGAGAGCGATTTGTCATATCCGGATCCACAGCGGCTGACAGGTGAAGACTATCTGCATTTCTTCGAACAGGGTCCGGAAGCGATTTTTCTGGCGGACCCGGACACCTTGCGTGTCCGGGACGCCAACCTTTCCTTTTTGAATCTCCTCGGCTACTCCTCCCGTGCGGACATCGTCGGCCATTCCGTTCTTCTTTTCTCTTCCTCGACGGAACTCCAGGTCCGCGAATCAATCGATTCCATCCGACGGTCCGGTCAACATCCATCCAGGCTGACCCGAACGTTCCGGCGCTCTGACGGGGTCCGTCTGCAGGTGGAAATGGTCTGTTCCTTTTCCCGATTTCCCGAAGGGGGCGACATTCTCATCGGACATGTCCGGGAGCTGACCCGGGAACGGGAAATGGAAAAACTGAACAGTATTTATGTGGAGCTTGACCGGCGGATCCTTGCCGGGCAGGATCTGCAGACCCTCCTCTCTGTCATCGTCGACCGTCTGGTGACCGGGTTTGGTTTTGCCCTGACGTATATCTCCCTTCCGGAGCCCGATGGGTCGATCCGGTATCTGAACATCCGTTCGGACGACCCGGCCTGCGCGCAATCCCTGGAGGAAGCGAGCCGTCCCTACAGGTGGAACGAGCCTCCGGGAAATCAAAGACTGAGCGCGAAGGTGCTCCTGTCCAAAAAACCCGTTTTCGTGATCACGGAAGAGGCAACAGGCTCGCCCCTGAAGGACTGGTATCTGCGCCAGGGGATCGACGCGTCCCTGGTCATTCCGCTTCTGGCGGAAAACGTCGACCAGCGTCCGTGGGGCACCCTCACGATCTCTGTCCGGAACAGACAGGCCTTTCCGGAAAGCCGCCAGCAACTTTTCCTCGAGTTTTCCGATCGTCTTCGGGTGGCGTTTTCTCATTATTCGGAACACCATCGGATCCGTCTTTTTCGCGGAGCGATGGAGTCCGGAAGAGCGCCATCCCTGATCGTCAATCCTGATGGAACCGTCGCCTGGTCCAATCGCGCATTTTCGGAAATGACCCGGACTGATCTGAAAAGCATTCTGGGGGAAGATCTCCGGCAGTTTTTCCCGCTTTCCGACTGGGGAGGGAAAGGGGAACTCGCGGGGGAAAGAGGCTCCATCGAAGAGTTTTCCGGGGAGTGGTGCGGGGTGACGGCGGACGGGACCGCGTTTCTGGCGGAAGTGCTCGTGAGCCCGATCCGAAACGACAGTCTGAAATTGACACACTTTCTCGTCCATATGAAAGATGTGACGTCCGAACGGGAAAAAGAAAAGGAGATCCATCGACTTGCACACCAGGATCCGTTGACGGGTCTCCTGAACCGGAACGGTTTTCTGAAGCGGAGCCGGGAAGAGCTGGAGAGGAACCTCCGTTCCGGAAAACGTCTGGCGCTCGCCTTTCTGGACCTGGACGGATTCAAGGAGCTGAATGATACACTCGGCCACGCGGCCGGAGACAGATTTCTGGAAATCCTCTCCAGACGGATGTCGGAGGTGATGGAAGGGAAAGGCTCCCTCGGACGCATTGGAGGAGACGAGTTCGTTGTCCTGGCGGAGGAAAAGGACGACCTTCTTTTCGAACGGCTTTTTACGGATCTCCTGGAACAGGTGTCCCGTCCGGTTGCTTTTGAGGAGGGGCATTTCCAGACCACCGTCTCGGTCGGGGTTGCAATTTATCCGGATGATGGCCTCACAGTGGAAGAGCTGTTACGGAAAGCCGATCTGACGATGTACCATGCGAAAAGCGCCGGGAAAAATACGATCCGGTTTTTCGAAAAAGCCATCGAGGAGAATGTTCGTGAATGGTATGAAAAAGGAACAGCTCTTCGGCAGGCCATCGCCCGGAAAGAGTTCGAGCTTTATTTCCAGCCCCAGGTGGATGTCCGGAA
This portion of the Leptospirillum ferriphilum genome encodes:
- a CDS encoding YbhB/YbcL family Raf kinase inhibitor-like protein, whose product is MVKKWFLAFLVMSFWTSGALAAQKIAVGSRDIHNGKTIANKFVFSGFGCSGKNVSPEVHWSHLPAGTKSLALTVYDPDAPTGSGWWHWVVYNLPPSLKGLPEGAGNKNGKGLPPNARQAVTDFGYAGYGGPCPPPGDAPHHYIFTVYALKTSRLKLPPHPSPALIGYFIHMNMIGEGRFVGRYGRSGQ
- a CDS encoding bifunctional diguanylate cyclase/phosphodiesterase: MSYPDPQRLTGEDYLHFFEQGPEAIFLADPDTLRVRDANLSFLNLLGYSSRADIVGHSVLLFSSSTELQVRESIDSIRRSGQHPSRLTRTFRRSDGVRLQVEMVCSFSRFPEGGDILIGHVRELTREREMEKLNSIYVELDRRILAGQDLQTLLSVIVDRLVTGFGFALTYISLPEPDGSIRYLNIRSDDPACAQSLEEASRPYRWNEPPGNQRLSAKVLLSKKPVFVITEEATGSPLKDWYLRQGIDASLVIPLLAENVDQRPWGTLTISVRNRQAFPESRQQLFLEFSDRLRVAFSHYSEHHRIRLFRGAMESGRAPSLIVNPDGTVAWSNRAFSEMTRTDLKSILGEDLRQFFPLSDWGGKGELAGERGSIEEFSGEWCGVTADGTAFLAEVLVSPIRNDSLKLTHFLVHMKDVTSEREKEKEIHRLAHQDPLTGLLNRNGFLKRSREELERNLRSGKRLALAFLDLDGFKELNDTLGHAAGDRFLEILSRRMSEVMEGKGSLGRIGGDEFVVLAEEKDDLLFERLFTDLLEQVSRPVAFEEGHFQTTVSVGVAIYPDDGLTVEELLRKADLTMYHAKSAGKNTIRFFEKAIEENVREWYEKGTALRQAIARKEFELYFQPQVDVRNNRLMGVEALIRWNRPDKGMMLPASFIPLAEETGLIHPVGDWVMEEALSLLEKWERKGYPSFWLAVNVSARQFRSESFWSDLESRFDRYPASASRLSLELTESLLVGDSGVSAGRIASLRKRGVTFVIDDFGTGYSSLSYLTRLPVDSIKIPQEFVLRMKENDRDRKMVEIIAHMARNLDLVLIGEGAESNLEIRMLRDLGCFVIQGFSISRPLSLSGFESVLEQHTAGKEIFFRKPLQSDGPEDLLPGEEVHLA